One segment of Nostoc flagelliforme CCNUN1 DNA contains the following:
- a CDS encoding aminotransferase class V-fold PLP-dependent enzyme: MTSTSATQTRLHSHREQFPALGNKTYFNYGGQGPMPQRAMDAIAQTQAYVQQIGPFGNEAYRWIAPQTQAARVAIASELHAPSETITLTQNVTVGCNIAMWGIEWRAGDHILLSDCEHPGVIATTQEIARRFAVEVTICPLKATLNEGDPVKVIAQQLRPNTRLVILSHVFWNTGQVLPLDKIAEVCRNNHSFLLIDAAQSAGLLPLNLTELGVDFYAFTGHKWLCGPAGAGGLYVRPEARESLKPTFIGLNGIVVDSQSQPVDWLPDGRRYEVSTLAYPLYVGLREAIAIHQQWGTSQERYEQICQNSDYLWRRLVALPDVKCLRTSPPESGIVSFQLANNQPQPHLKLVQFLDSQRILTRTIADPSCIRVTVHYFTLESEIDQLIEAIQSFSKTN; this comes from the coding sequence ATGACCAGTACTTCTGCGACACAAACCAGGTTGCATAGCCATCGAGAGCAATTTCCGGCTTTGGGGAATAAGACTTATTTCAATTATGGGGGACAAGGGCCAATGCCCCAAAGGGCAATGGATGCGATCGCTCAAACTCAAGCTTATGTTCAGCAAATAGGCCCCTTTGGTAATGAGGCATATCGCTGGATAGCGCCCCAGACTCAAGCTGCTAGAGTTGCGATCGCTTCAGAGTTACATGCACCAAGCGAAACAATTACTCTTACGCAGAATGTCACTGTTGGCTGTAATATCGCCATGTGGGGCATAGAGTGGCGTGCTGGCGACCATATACTGCTTTCAGACTGCGAACATCCAGGCGTAATTGCCACAACACAGGAAATCGCGCGAAGATTTGCGGTGGAAGTTACCATCTGTCCTCTCAAGGCGACTTTAAATGAGGGCGACCCTGTAAAAGTTATTGCCCAGCAGTTACGCCCTAATACCCGTCTTGTAATATTAAGTCATGTTTTCTGGAATACTGGTCAAGTTTTACCTCTTGATAAAATTGCCGAAGTATGCAGAAATAATCATTCTTTTTTACTGATAGATGCTGCCCAATCTGCTGGTTTGTTGCCTTTAAACTTAACTGAATTGGGAGTGGATTTTTATGCTTTCACTGGTCATAAATGGTTATGTGGCCCTGCGGGTGCTGGTGGCTTGTATGTCCGACCAGAAGCACGAGAAAGCCTGAAACCTACGTTTATTGGTTTGAATGGCATTGTTGTAGATAGTCAATCTCAGCCCGTGGATTGGCTTCCCGATGGGCGACGATATGAAGTGTCTACATTAGCTTATCCGTTGTATGTTGGGTTACGGGAGGCGATCGCAATCCATCAGCAATGGGGAACCTCACAGGAACGTTACGAGCAAATTTGTCAAAACAGTGACTACCTCTGGCGGCGCTTAGTGGCGTTACCTGATGTTAAGTGTCTGCGAACTTCCCCACCCGAAAGCGGTATCGTTTCGTTTCAACTTGCAAATAATCAGCCCCAGCCTCATCTCAAGTTAGTGCAATTTTTAGACTCACAAAGAATATTAACTCGGACAATTGCCGATCCAAGCTGTATACGCGTTACCGTCCATTACTTTACTTTAGAATCGGAAATCGACCAATTGATTGAGGCGATTCAAAGTTTTAGCAAAACTAATTAA
- a CDS encoding esterase-like activity of phytase family protein — MQLIKNIFKIPRIIYFFIPIILIILLLKFIPINAVEISSIGFIGEATLAKGLNLQKTQVGGLSGITYDAKNNFYYAISDDRGQKANARLYTLTIDLSKGSLQQGRVIPVNVTTLLNENGQTFRPGETDTEGIALTNKATVFISSEGDAAKLINPFIKEFSLSSGREIATLPIPNKFLPDKSNQKGIRNNLAFESLTITPDKKYLFTATENALIQDGVAAKANIGTPCRILQYNLLNNQPEKEFLYQTEPVSPFLNVTGKFASGLPDLLALDNQGHFLSLERSFTGLGFAISLFQVSLEGADDIYKIDSLLAVGSKNIKTVQKKLLLDFRTLDVLLDNIEGLTLGPKLPDGQQSLILISDNNFNALQRTQILAFKIKIETPLIRLLRRLLPNLNR; from the coding sequence ATGCAGCTAATTAAAAATATCTTCAAAATTCCACGAATTATTTACTTCTTTATCCCAATTATACTTATCATCCTTTTATTAAAATTTATACCCATAAATGCTGTTGAAATCAGTAGTATAGGCTTTATCGGAGAAGCTACTTTAGCAAAAGGTTTAAACTTACAAAAAACTCAAGTTGGAGGTTTATCTGGGATTACCTATGATGCCAAAAACAACTTTTATTATGCTATTTCCGATGACCGGGGACAAAAAGCTAATGCCCGTTTATACACCCTGACAATCGACTTAAGCAAGGGTTCACTACAACAGGGTAGAGTTATTCCTGTCAATGTTACTACATTATTAAATGAAAATGGTCAAACATTTCGCCCTGGTGAAACTGATACAGAAGGTATTGCCTTAACTAATAAAGCAACTGTATTTATTTCTTCTGAAGGCGATGCTGCAAAATTAATTAATCCTTTTATTAAAGAGTTCTCACTATCTTCTGGTAGAGAAATTGCAACACTTCCCATACCAAACAAATTTTTGCCAGACAAAAGTAATCAAAAAGGTATCCGCAACAATTTGGCTTTTGAAAGCCTTACCATCACACCCGATAAAAAGTATCTATTCACAGCCACCGAGAATGCTCTAATTCAAGATGGTGTTGCAGCGAAAGCTAACATCGGTACACCTTGCCGGATTTTGCAATACAACTTGCTCAACAACCAGCCAGAAAAGGAATTTCTTTACCAAACAGAACCAGTTTCCCCGTTTTTGAATGTGACTGGCAAATTCGCTAGTGGATTACCTGATTTACTTGCTCTCGATAATCAAGGGCATTTCCTAAGTTTAGAACGGTCTTTTACTGGTTTAGGATTTGCTATTTCCCTGTTTCAGGTTTCTTTAGAAGGAGCTGATGATATTTATAAGATAGATAGCCTTTTAGCAGTTGGCTCTAAGAATATTAAAACAGTTCAAAAAAAACTGTTGTTAGATTTTAGAACCCTAGATGTACTGCTAGACAACATCGAAGGCTTAACTCTTGGCCCTAAACTACCTGATGGTCAACAATCATTAATTCTCATCAGCGATAACAATTTTAACGCCCTGCAACGCACCCAGATACTAGCCTTTAAAATTAAAATTGAAACACCACTAATCAGATTATTACGCCGTTTACTCCCGAATCTCAACCGTTAG
- a CDS encoding secondary thiamine-phosphate synthase enzyme YjbQ has protein sequence MTHYQKLLKISTTGKSFYNITAKIEATVAESRVETGLCTLFLRHTSASLVIQENADPDVLVDLANFMAKLVPESGKYIHDAEGPDDMPAHIRTALTHTSEHIPINRGHLVLGTWQGIYIWEHRQRSHLRELVVHISG, from the coding sequence ATGACTCACTACCAAAAGCTACTAAAAATTTCCACCACTGGTAAATCTTTTTACAACATTACTGCAAAAATTGAAGCCACAGTTGCAGAATCGAGAGTTGAAACTGGTCTTTGTACTTTATTTTTACGCCACACTTCAGCCAGTTTAGTCATCCAAGAAAACGCCGATCCCGATGTCCTTGTGGATTTAGCTAACTTTATGGCAAAACTCGTGCCAGAATCAGGTAAATACATTCACGACGCAGAAGGCCCCGATGATATGCCGGCACACATTCGTACCGCACTCACCCACACTTCTGAACATATCCCCATTAATCGTGGCCATTTAGTACTGGGAACTTGGCAAGGAATTTATATTTGGGAACATCGCCAGCGCAGTCATTTAAGAGAATTGGTTGTCCATATTTCTGGATAG
- a CDS encoding glycosyl transferase, translating to MERPILYLAITNHGFGHSTRMASVAATIQKLCPEVLLILVTTAPRWLLDCYIEGDFIYRPRAFDLGVVQTDSLTMDKVATLEKLLDIKKHQNSLIASEVNFIRQNRVNLILADIPFLAPGFAKGANIPCWMMSNFGWDFIYRDWGGEFIAVADWISDWYSKCDRLFRLPFHEPMPAFNNITDVGLTGGSPRHSADDLRSLWGITAPIEKTILLTFGGLGLQQIPYENLRRFPDWQFIVFDQSAPNLPNLVKIDDRKYRPVDFMPICGRVVSKPGYSTFAEATLLRVPIITIPREDFAEATFLIEGITNYNQHQIITPSEFFQGTWDFLHKLPQLPTQSELIAKDGNEAIAHAVINYFESNKFIQNNIN from the coding sequence ATGGAACGCCCAATCTTATACTTAGCCATAACTAACCACGGCTTTGGTCATTCTACCCGCATGGCTTCTGTAGCTGCGACAATTCAAAAATTATGTCCAGAAGTTCTGCTAATTCTGGTAACTACTGCCCCGCGCTGGTTGTTAGACTGCTACATAGAAGGCGATTTTATCTATCGTCCCCGTGCATTTGATTTGGGTGTGGTGCAAACCGATAGTTTGACAATGGATAAAGTAGCGACTTTAGAAAAGTTGCTAGATATTAAGAAGCATCAAAATTCCCTCATTGCTTCAGAAGTGAATTTTATCCGCCAAAATCGCGTTAATCTCATTTTGGCAGATATTCCCTTCCTCGCTCCTGGGTTTGCCAAAGGTGCAAATATTCCCTGCTGGATGATGAGTAACTTTGGCTGGGACTTTATCTACCGAGATTGGGGAGGCGAATTTATCGCAGTTGCAGATTGGATTAGCGATTGGTACTCAAAGTGCGATCGCCTATTTCGTCTACCCTTCCACGAACCAATGCCAGCTTTTAACAATATCACAGATGTCGGTTTAACAGGGGGTTCCCCCCGTCACTCTGCTGATGATTTACGTTCTCTTTGGGGAATAACTGCACCGATCGAAAAAACTATTTTGTTGACATTTGGCGGCTTGGGTTTACAGCAAATTCCCTACGAGAATCTGCGGCGATTCCCAGATTGGCAATTTATCGTTTTTGATCAATCTGCCCCTAATCTACCTAATTTAGTAAAAATTGATGACCGCAAATACCGCCCTGTGGATTTTATGCCTATTTGTGGGCGAGTCGTTTCTAAACCTGGTTACAGTACTTTTGCTGAAGCCACACTATTAAGAGTACCTATTATTACCATCCCCCGTGAGGACTTTGCCGAAGCAACTTTTCTAATAGAAGGCATAACAAATTATAACCAGCATCAAATCATCACCCCATCTGAGTTTTTTCAAGGAACTTGGGATTTTCTGCATAAGTTACCTCAATTACCCACGCAATCTGAATTAATTGCTAAGGATGGAAATGAAGCGATCGCTCATGCTGTAATTAATTATTTCGAGTCGAATAAATTTATTCAAAACAACATAAATTAA
- a CDS encoding TM0106 family RecB-like putative nuclease has protein sequence MLINAELLLQYQRCKRRTFLDIHGDKSQRDAPNELLRKLQQDKIAHQLSALAKVTYHQPDYSYGNWEAAEAATLELMQRGVEYIYKGVLLVTYSEGYTLLSRPDLLVKRPGKSCFGDWMYVPASIELGKRPKQEYQVVAAFHAQVLATIQDLAPETAWLILRTKERNYPVDLLKWTPRMQQILEEFIQVLELSNPPEVFISRQKCNLCHWYSQCYAIAQSEKHLSLLPGVTPLRYTQLQDIAITTLESLANTSPSTLENLVGFDREVAPKLIVQAQSSLEKRPLILPYPLPTEDITFTAPIELYFDIEAQPDLDLNYLLGVLVVDRLANTEQFYSFLADKPEDEQLVWQQFLDLVWLYPEAPIYHFCVYEFDTVKRLARLYNTPSSLVRPVLSRFVDVYEQLTQSVALPVESYALKAIARWLGFEWREKEASGAKCIYWYDQWLETGDRSLLEIIQSYNEDDCRATLRVKNWLVNFFQDEYGLRLA, from the coding sequence ATGCTAATTAATGCTGAACTCCTACTGCAATACCAACGCTGTAAACGTCGGACTTTTCTAGATATCCACGGTGACAAAAGTCAGCGCGATGCTCCCAATGAGTTGCTACGGAAACTACAACAGGACAAAATCGCTCATCAGCTCAGTGCTTTGGCAAAGGTGACTTATCACCAACCAGATTATTCTTATGGAAACTGGGAAGCGGCAGAGGCAGCAACTTTAGAATTGATGCAGCGTGGGGTTGAGTACATATATAAGGGAGTACTGTTAGTAACTTATTCTGAAGGATACACCCTGCTAAGTCGTCCAGATTTACTCGTCAAACGGCCAGGAAAATCTTGCTTTGGTGATTGGATGTATGTTCCGGCTAGTATTGAACTGGGTAAGCGCCCTAAGCAAGAATATCAAGTTGTTGCCGCATTTCACGCCCAAGTATTGGCAACAATACAAGACTTGGCACCAGAAACAGCTTGGCTGATATTGCGTACCAAAGAGAGAAATTATCCTGTGGATTTGCTCAAATGGACACCACGGATGCAGCAGATTCTGGAGGAGTTTATTCAAGTTTTAGAGTTATCGAATCCGCCAGAAGTGTTTATTTCTCGGCAAAAGTGCAATCTTTGCCATTGGTATAGTCAATGTTATGCGATCGCTCAATCTGAAAAACATCTCTCATTATTACCAGGTGTAACACCTCTTCGCTACACTCAACTCCAAGACATAGCCATCACCACACTAGAATCTCTGGCTAACACCAGTCCCAGCACCTTAGAAAACCTAGTTGGTTTTGACAGAGAAGTTGCGCCCAAGCTGATAGTGCAAGCTCAATCTTCACTGGAAAAACGACCATTAATCTTACCCTACCCGCTACCAACAGAAGATATTACATTTACAGCACCCATAGAGCTTTACTTTGATATTGAGGCACAGCCCGACTTAGATTTAAATTATCTTTTAGGGGTTTTGGTCGTTGATAGACTTGCCAATACAGAACAGTTTTATTCGTTTTTAGCAGATAAACCAGAAGACGAACAATTAGTTTGGCAGCAATTTTTGGATTTGGTTTGGCTATATCCCGAAGCGCCAATTTACCATTTTTGTGTCTACGAGTTTGATACAGTTAAACGGTTGGCAAGGCTTTACAACACTCCTTCCTCCTTAGTGCGCCCTGTACTGAGCCGATTTGTGGATGTATATGAACAATTAACCCAAAGTGTAGCATTGCCTGTAGAAAGCTATGCCCTGAAAGCGATCGCTCGTTGGTTAGGATTCGAGTGGCGAGAAAAAGAAGCTAGTGGTGCTAAATGTATTTACTGGTATGATCAGTGGCTAGAAACAGGCGATCGCAGCTTACTAGAAATTATCCAAAGCTATAACGAAGATGACTGTCGCGCTACCCTCAGAGTGAAAAACTGGCTTGTAAACTTTTTTCAGGATGAATATGGTTTGCGGCTAGCTTAA